Proteins found in one Cellulomonas palmilytica genomic segment:
- a CDS encoding lipopolysaccharide biosynthesis protein has translation MADDDDVLQAGPALGKRAARGAIVTVGSQVVRMAVQVGGVVVLAHLLTPHDYGLVAMALAVVGIGDLFRDFGLSSAAIQAQRLTRQQRDNLFWLNTGIGALLGVLAFACAPLVAALYDEPDLVPITRGLALTFLLNGMATQYRAHLTRHMRFAQLAAVDVASPLLGLVAGIVLAVSGAGWWALVGQQVMTAATLAAGGVIAARWLPRRPRRGEPMAGLVRFGWNLLGTQLVGYASNNVDSLTIGLRFGAQPLGVYNRAFTLLMQPLTQLRAPSTTVALPVLSRLRDQPERFGEFVRRGQLALAYTLVAGLAFVIAAAGPLTSILLGPQWLGAEPLLRFLAAAGVFQTLAYVGYWVYLATGLTNVLLRYTLVSASIRITCVLVGSIWGVVGVAAGYAVAPMLAWPLSLWWVARHTPVPLRALLSGGTRAVVMFGSCALAGWAASTLVTGAWAQLALALVGVGAAFALWYLTVPRVRKDLSEVASVVHTARGTRSAAPAPAA, from the coding sequence GTGGCCGACGACGACGACGTCCTGCAGGCCGGACCGGCCCTCGGGAAGCGCGCCGCGCGCGGCGCGATCGTGACCGTCGGCAGCCAGGTCGTCCGGATGGCCGTGCAGGTCGGCGGCGTCGTGGTGCTCGCCCACCTGCTCACGCCGCACGACTACGGCCTGGTCGCCATGGCTCTCGCCGTCGTCGGCATCGGCGACCTGTTCCGGGACTTCGGCCTGTCGTCCGCCGCGATCCAGGCGCAGCGCCTCACCCGGCAGCAGCGCGACAACCTGTTCTGGCTCAACACCGGGATCGGCGCGCTGCTCGGCGTTCTCGCGTTCGCGTGCGCACCGCTCGTCGCGGCCCTGTACGACGAGCCCGACCTCGTCCCGATCACGCGTGGGCTCGCCCTGACGTTCCTGCTCAACGGCATGGCGACGCAGTACCGGGCGCACCTCACACGGCACATGCGCTTCGCCCAGCTCGCGGCCGTCGACGTGGCCTCCCCGCTGCTCGGCCTCGTCGCGGGCATCGTCCTCGCGGTGTCCGGCGCGGGGTGGTGGGCGCTCGTCGGGCAGCAGGTCATGACCGCCGCGACGCTCGCGGCGGGCGGGGTGATCGCCGCGCGCTGGCTGCCCCGGCGCCCGCGACGCGGCGAGCCGATGGCCGGGCTCGTGCGGTTCGGGTGGAACCTCCTGGGCACCCAGCTCGTGGGTTACGCGAGCAACAACGTCGACTCGCTCACCATCGGTCTGCGGTTCGGCGCGCAGCCCCTGGGCGTCTACAACCGCGCGTTCACGCTGCTCATGCAGCCGCTCACGCAGCTGCGCGCGCCCTCGACGACCGTCGCGCTGCCCGTCCTGTCCCGGCTGCGCGACCAGCCCGAGCGGTTCGGTGAGTTCGTCCGGCGTGGCCAGCTCGCGCTCGCGTACACGCTCGTCGCCGGGCTCGCGTTCGTCATCGCGGCCGCCGGCCCGCTGACCTCGATCCTGCTGGGCCCGCAGTGGCTCGGCGCCGAGCCACTGCTCCGGTTCCTCGCGGCCGCGGGCGTGTTCCAGACGCTCGCGTACGTCGGCTACTGGGTGTACCTCGCGACGGGCCTGACGAACGTCCTGCTGCGGTACACGCTCGTGTCGGCGTCGATCCGGATCACGTGCGTGCTCGTCGGGAGCATCTGGGGGGTCGTCGGCGTCGCGGCGGGGTACGCGGTCGCGCCGATGCTCGCGTGGCCGCTGTCGCTGTGGTGGGTCGCCCGTCACACGCCCGTCCCGCTGCGCGCGCTGCTCTCGGGCGGCACGCGCGCGGTCGTCATGTTCGGTTCCTGCGCGCTCGCCGGCTGGGCCGCCTCGACGCTCGTGACGGGCGCGTGGGCGCAGCTGGCGCTCGCGCTCGTCGGCGTCGGCGCTGCGTTCGCGCTCTGGTACCTGACGGTGCCGCGGGTGCGCAAGGACCTGAGCGAGGTCGCGTCCGTGGTGCACACGGCGCGCGGGACGCGCAGCGCCGCCCCCGCGCCGGCCGCCTGA
- a CDS encoding polysaccharide pyruvyl transferase family protein: MRALVLWADDRSPNLGVRALAHGTAALLRRAFDDVTVEFQSSGRGVAPVPVGGPRQLVREHVTGHHGLRRWISGYDVVVDTRSGDSFADIYGLPRLTTMSLMAELATRSGVPVVLGPQTIGPFSTLAGRAVARRSLARATTVMARDHLSAQAAASLGREVDVLTTDVVFALPVPEVERDRDVVLNVSGLLWQPGPHVDATRYRTTVTTILDELTAQGRRVTLLAHVLASRGHDDDVPVVRELAAERGLEAVVPEDLDEVRRVVASATVVLGSRMHACLNALSVGTPAVPLAYSRKFAPLLEALGWHATVDLREDPDPAATALALVADPTLAAQAARVRETALTALLPAEAALRKLA, from the coding sequence GTGCGAGCACTGGTCCTGTGGGCCGACGACAGGTCACCCAACCTGGGGGTCCGCGCCCTGGCGCACGGCACCGCGGCACTCCTGAGGCGGGCGTTCGACGACGTCACGGTCGAGTTCCAGAGCTCGGGCCGCGGCGTCGCGCCCGTCCCCGTCGGCGGTCCGCGCCAGCTCGTGCGCGAGCACGTGACCGGGCACCACGGGCTGCGGCGCTGGATCAGCGGGTACGACGTGGTGGTCGACACGCGCTCGGGCGACAGCTTCGCCGACATCTACGGCCTGCCGCGCCTCACGACGATGTCGCTCATGGCCGAGCTCGCGACCCGCTCCGGCGTGCCCGTCGTGCTCGGGCCGCAGACCATCGGGCCGTTCTCGACGCTCGCCGGGCGGGCCGTCGCCCGTCGGTCCCTCGCACGCGCGACCACCGTCATGGCGCGCGACCACCTCTCCGCGCAGGCCGCCGCGTCGCTCGGGCGCGAGGTCGACGTCCTGACGACCGACGTCGTGTTCGCGCTGCCCGTGCCCGAGGTCGAGCGCGACCGCGACGTCGTCCTCAACGTCTCCGGCCTGCTGTGGCAGCCCGGCCCGCACGTCGACGCGACCCGCTACCGCACGACCGTCACCACGATCCTCGACGAGCTCACGGCGCAGGGCCGCCGCGTCACGCTCCTCGCGCACGTCCTGGCGTCCCGCGGTCACGACGACGACGTGCCCGTGGTGCGCGAGCTCGCGGCCGAGCGCGGCCTCGAGGCCGTGGTCCCCGAGGACCTCGACGAGGTGCGGCGCGTCGTCGCGTCCGCGACCGTCGTCCTCGGGTCCCGCATGCACGCGTGCCTCAACGCGCTGTCCGTGGGCACGCCCGCGGTCCCGCTCGCCTACTCGCGCAAGTTCGCCCCGCTGCTCGAGGCGCTCGGCTGGCACGCGACGGTCGACCTGCGCGAGGACCCGGACCCGGCGGCCACCGCGCTCGCGCTCGTCGCGGACCCGACGCTCGCCGCGCAGGCCGCGCGGGTGCGCGAGACGGCGCTCACGGCGCTGCTGCCGGCCGAGGCCGCGCTGCGCAAGCTGGCCTGA
- a CDS encoding glycosyltransferase family protein has protein sequence MTRHDDRPPVVLQSFGEPRPSTNPHMTLLLQGLREHLDVRTFSWREALLGRYHVLHVQWPEVVVTKSSAWRSVLASAAFVVVLARCAVRRTAVVRTLHNLAPHERQPWWGRVALRVCDRRTTWWVRLNDTTPVPDEARSSTIPLADYGDWYAAHPLPAATPGRVAYVGLVRPYKGVLDLVHAFRGLDDPEASLRVAGRPAGPTAADEIEAAAGDDPRVGTELRHLTDAELVAEVGAAQLVALPYRAMHNSGAVLLALTLGRPVLVPANEVTDALAREVGAWWVQRFDGPLTADALAAALKATADGPVDAPDLSRRSWAEVVERHREVYASALRAVRRRAIR, from the coding sequence GTGACCCGTCACGACGACCGTCCGCCCGTCGTCCTGCAGTCGTTCGGCGAGCCCCGTCCGTCGACGAACCCCCACATGACGCTGCTGCTGCAGGGGCTGCGCGAGCACCTCGACGTGCGGACGTTCAGCTGGCGCGAGGCGCTGCTCGGGCGGTACCACGTGCTGCACGTGCAGTGGCCGGAGGTCGTCGTCACCAAGTCGAGCGCGTGGCGCAGCGTGCTCGCGTCGGCCGCGTTCGTCGTGGTCCTCGCGCGCTGCGCGGTGCGGCGGACCGCCGTCGTGCGGACGCTGCACAACCTCGCGCCGCACGAGCGCCAGCCGTGGTGGGGCCGGGTCGCGTTGCGGGTGTGCGACCGGCGCACCACGTGGTGGGTGCGGCTCAACGACACGACGCCGGTGCCCGACGAGGCGCGCTCGTCGACCATCCCGCTCGCGGACTACGGCGACTGGTACGCGGCGCACCCGCTGCCCGCCGCCACGCCGGGCCGTGTGGCCTACGTCGGGCTGGTCCGGCCGTACAAGGGCGTGCTCGACCTGGTCCACGCGTTCCGCGGGCTCGACGACCCGGAGGCGAGCCTGCGGGTCGCCGGCAGGCCCGCCGGGCCGACGGCCGCCGACGAGATCGAGGCCGCCGCGGGCGACGACCCCCGCGTCGGCACCGAGCTGCGGCACCTCACCGACGCCGAGCTGGTCGCCGAGGTCGGTGCCGCGCAGCTCGTCGCGCTGCCGTACCGCGCGATGCACAACTCCGGTGCGGTGCTGCTGGCCCTCACGCTCGGTCGGCCCGTGCTCGTCCCGGCGAACGAGGTCACGGACGCGCTCGCGCGCGAGGTGGGGGCGTGGTGGGTCCAGCGGTTCGACGGGCCGCTGACCGCCGACGCGCTCGCGGCGGCGCTCAAGGCCACCGCGGACGGGCCGGTCGACGCCCCTGACCTGAGCCGACGCTCGTGGGCCGAGGTGGTCGAGCGGCACCGCGAGGTCTACGCGTCCGCGCTGCGCGCGGTGCGGCGACGCGCGATCAGGTGA
- a CDS encoding acyltransferase family protein, with protein sequence MTATSSARLAEQERADDVPTAQRLRGSASEIRPEIQALRAVAVLLVLAYHVAPARLPGGYIGVDVFFVISGFLITAHIVKPLRRGTFTFRGFYARRAVRLLPASLLVLAFTLAVTLAVVPQSRWPQFGQQIAASALYVENWVLAGNATDYSAPAANVSPVQHFWSLSAEEQFYLVWPALLLLGLLVSRRTRSWRLAFATVLVPLALVSLAWSVYRTAQEPSAAYFVTTTRAWEFAAGGLTWLVADRLGLLPRDRRALASWAGLAVIGACALLFSARTPFPGWVAGIPVVAAAAVLAAGLPETRWGPARIMRWRPVQVVGDMSYSLYLWHWPLIVLLPYVVSQASGARGRVAAVALAFPLAYLTRRYVEVPLMERYRPGSGSAHVRPGVIGVAVACAMALVAVPALAADRTVEHRREQAWAELDARVAAAGDCFGAAALDADCAPGGDVVPDPVIADLDDFGILNRGCQVRSTTTEARTCTFGDPSGATSVALVGDSHAAQWAPALDLVGEERGWKVTTYLRSGCPVTQTRPAGRGTSNEACGVWERNVLRALAEGDFDVVVTSALAGTVYTEDPSGVQGFTDAWAPLLEAGSQVVAIRDNPDPTHAGIPSTPVCVEERGPLGCGTDPGRSLRADPLVEAVSQTPGADLVDLTDRFCVEDTCPAVIGDVLVYHQAQHVTTTYMRSLAPSLGAALDEVLD encoded by the coding sequence GTGACGGCGACGAGCAGCGCCCGCCTCGCCGAGCAGGAGCGCGCCGACGACGTGCCGACCGCGCAGCGCCTGCGCGGGTCGGCGAGCGAGATCCGCCCCGAGATCCAGGCGCTGCGCGCGGTCGCGGTGCTGCTCGTGCTCGCGTACCACGTCGCGCCCGCACGCCTGCCGGGCGGCTACATCGGCGTCGACGTCTTCTTCGTCATCTCCGGGTTCCTCATCACGGCGCACATCGTCAAGCCGCTGCGCCGCGGGACCTTCACGTTCCGCGGCTTCTACGCGCGCCGCGCGGTGCGCCTGCTGCCCGCGTCGCTGCTGGTCCTGGCGTTCACGCTCGCCGTCACGCTCGCCGTCGTGCCGCAGAGCCGGTGGCCGCAGTTCGGGCAGCAGATCGCCGCGAGCGCCCTCTACGTCGAGAACTGGGTGCTCGCCGGCAACGCGACGGACTACTCGGCCCCGGCCGCGAACGTCAGCCCGGTCCAGCACTTCTGGTCGCTGTCGGCCGAGGAGCAGTTCTACCTCGTGTGGCCGGCGCTCCTGCTGCTCGGGCTCCTGGTCTCGCGGCGCACCCGCTCGTGGCGCCTCGCGTTCGCTACCGTCCTCGTCCCGCTCGCGCTCGTCTCGCTCGCCTGGTCGGTGTACCGGACCGCGCAGGAGCCGTCGGCCGCGTACTTCGTCACGACGACGCGCGCGTGGGAGTTCGCCGCGGGCGGTCTGACCTGGTTGGTCGCCGACCGGCTCGGGCTCCTGCCCCGCGACCGCCGCGCGCTCGCGAGCTGGGCGGGGCTCGCGGTGATCGGCGCCTGCGCGCTGCTGTTCTCGGCGCGCACCCCGTTCCCGGGGTGGGTCGCCGGCATCCCGGTGGTGGCCGCGGCCGCCGTCCTGGCGGCCGGTCTGCCCGAGACCCGGTGGGGGCCCGCGCGGATCATGCGGTGGCGTCCGGTGCAGGTCGTCGGCGACATGTCGTACTCGCTGTACCTGTGGCACTGGCCGCTGATCGTCCTGCTGCCGTACGTGGTGTCGCAGGCGTCCGGCGCGAGGGGACGCGTGGCCGCCGTCGCGTTGGCCTTCCCGCTCGCGTACCTGACCCGCCGGTACGTCGAGGTGCCGCTCATGGAGCGCTACCGCCCCGGCTCGGGGTCCGCCCACGTACGGCCCGGGGTCATCGGGGTGGCCGTCGCGTGCGCCATGGCGCTCGTCGCCGTCCCGGCCCTCGCGGCCGACCGCACGGTCGAGCACCGGCGGGAGCAGGCATGGGCGGAGCTCGACGCGCGCGTCGCCGCGGCGGGGGACTGCTTCGGCGCGGCGGCGCTGGACGCGGACTGCGCGCCGGGCGGCGACGTCGTGCCGGACCCGGTCATCGCCGACCTGGACGACTTCGGCATCCTCAACCGCGGGTGCCAGGTGCGCAGCACCACCACCGAGGCCCGCACGTGCACGTTCGGCGACCCGTCGGGCGCCACGTCCGTGGCGCTCGTGGGTGACTCCCACGCCGCGCAGTGGGCGCCCGCGCTCGACCTCGTGGGCGAGGAGCGCGGCTGGAAGGTCACCACCTACCTGCGCTCGGGCTGCCCCGTGACGCAGACCCGCCCCGCGGGCCGGGGGACGTCGAACGAGGCGTGCGGCGTGTGGGAGCGCAACGTGCTGCGCGCGCTCGCCGAGGGCGACTTCGACGTGGTCGTGACCTCGGCCCTGGCGGGCACGGTCTACACCGAGGACCCGTCCGGTGTGCAGGGGTTCACCGACGCGTGGGCGCCGCTGCTCGAGGCGGGCTCGCAGGTCGTCGCGATCCGCGACAACCCCGACCCGACCCACGCCGGGATCCCGAGCACGCCCGTCTGCGTCGAGGAGCGCGGGCCGCTGGGGTGCGGCACGGACCCCGGTCGGAGCCTTCGCGCGGACCCGCTCGTCGAGGCCGTCTCGCAGACCCCGGGCGCGGACCTCGTGGACCTGACCGACCGGTTCTGCGTCGAGGACACGTGCCCGGCCGTCATCGGCGACGTCCTCGTCTACCACCAGGCGCAGCACGTCACGACGACGTACATGCGCTCGCTCGCGCCGAGCCTGGGAGCCGCGCTCGACGAGGTGCTCGACTGA
- a CDS encoding DUF1972 domain-containing protein, with protein MTSHRPHVALVGTRGVPARYGGFETAAEEIGRRLVAAGHPVTVYCRPVAGEPRLTEHLGMRLVHLPALRHRALETLSHTGLSVGHLLGHRADAVILFNAANAPWLPVLRAARMPVATHVDGLEWKRSKWSGTGRRYYRNAEALAVRWSDALIADAQGIADYYQREFAAPTEIIAYGAPRLGDVPADRLTELGLTSGGYHLVVARFEPENHVDVAVEGYVASGCREPLVVVGSAPYAAEYTRRVESLADDRVRLLGGVWDQELLDTLYAHALTYVHGHSVGGTNPSLLRAIGAGTATLAFDVSFNREVLGDAGRYFTTPADVARELTAAERDPDGCRDRGRDLARRALDYDWDDVAARYSDLAVRLAERRVRRPRGLGRRRPAPEPQPLAAAAVEAS; from the coding sequence GTGACATCCCATCGTCCCCACGTCGCACTGGTCGGCACGCGCGGTGTGCCGGCGCGCTACGGGGGCTTCGAGACCGCGGCGGAGGAGATCGGGCGCCGGCTGGTCGCGGCGGGACACCCCGTGACCGTCTACTGCCGGCCCGTCGCGGGTGAGCCGCGGCTCACCGAGCACCTCGGGATGCGGCTCGTGCACCTGCCCGCGCTGCGGCACCGCGCGCTCGAGACGCTCTCCCACACCGGGCTCTCGGTCGGCCACCTGCTCGGCCACCGGGCGGACGCGGTGATCCTGTTCAACGCCGCGAACGCGCCGTGGCTCCCGGTGCTCCGAGCCGCGCGGATGCCGGTCGCGACGCACGTCGACGGGCTCGAGTGGAAGCGCTCCAAGTGGTCGGGGACCGGCCGGCGGTACTACCGCAACGCCGAGGCGCTGGCCGTGCGCTGGTCGGACGCGCTCATCGCGGACGCGCAGGGCATCGCGGACTACTACCAGCGCGAGTTCGCGGCGCCCACCGAGATCATCGCGTACGGCGCACCCCGCCTCGGTGACGTCCCGGCGGACCGGCTCACCGAGCTGGGGCTCACGTCGGGCGGCTACCACCTGGTCGTCGCGCGGTTCGAGCCCGAGAACCACGTGGACGTCGCCGTCGAGGGCTACGTCGCGAGCGGGTGCCGCGAGCCCCTGGTGGTCGTCGGCTCCGCCCCGTACGCCGCGGAGTACACGCGCCGCGTCGAGTCGCTCGCGGACGACCGGGTCCGCCTGCTCGGGGGCGTGTGGGACCAGGAGCTGCTCGACACCCTGTACGCCCACGCACTCACGTACGTGCACGGCCACAGCGTCGGCGGCACCAACCCCTCGCTCCTGCGCGCGATCGGCGCGGGCACGGCGACCCTCGCGTTCGACGTCTCGTTCAACCGCGAGGTGCTCGGCGACGCCGGCCGCTACTTCACGACCCCCGCGGACGTCGCGCGCGAGCTCACCGCCGCCGAGCGGGACCCCGACGGGTGCCGCGACCGCGGCCGGGACCTCGCGCGCCGCGCGCTCGACTACGACTGGGACGACGTCGCCGCACGGTACTCGGACCTGGCCGTCCGGCTCGCGGAGCGTCGGGTACGGCGCCCCCGCGGGCTCGGCCGCCGGCGCCCGGCGCCCGAGCCGCAGCCGCTCGCGGCCGCCGCGGTGGAGGCGTCATGA
- a CDS encoding glycosyltransferase — MPPVTDAVVVVNHRSHALLATYLAATTDGLEATVVVVDNFSDDDERAAVSRLARERGWHLVTAPNDGFGAGVNRGVEAARALGASAFLVLNPDLTLTPAGARELLDLARADHDALVAPHVLRPDGSVWSQGGLLDRTTGRTRTRPELVGDEPDWLTGACLAVHVDLWDRVGGFSEDFFMYWEDIDLSVRVAAAGGHLLVAPTTAVHDVGGTQEHGGSRRKSDLYYRHNCRGRLVFAARNLEPELARRWVRSAPRYARDVVLRGGRRQLLRSPGPVLAALRGTLEGARFVRRGARRPAAERPLRVVVAHPSPDLYGSDRQLLESLRALTARGHRVTVVLPHEGPLVPLVVDAGAQVRIAGFPVLRKSELAPTRLPRLLWGSLTATLRAARRLRSDRPDVLYVNTVTIPVWAAAGRLAGVPTLTHVHEAEDGNRMVATALALPVLASRTVVANSAAAREALVRAVPRLARRTLVVHNGVAGPPDGPVDAPTDAERAPGAPWHLVSVGRLSPRKGTDVALEAVALLVAAGEDVRLSVAGTTFAGYEWFEDELRTRARQPDLAGRVELLGYVHPTWDLLASADVVLVPSRAEPFGNTAVEALLARRPLVASDVQGLAEVVRDGTTGLLVPPGDAHALADAVAALLHDEQRRRTLASTGEDDAHERFSLRRYADDVVAAVTGTAGDATNRASTPGSTTATTPVGDPASTPKFTRTPDGELEPFV, encoded by the coding sequence GTGCCCCCAGTGACCGACGCGGTCGTCGTCGTGAACCACCGTTCGCACGCACTCCTCGCGACGTACCTGGCCGCGACGACGGACGGCCTGGAGGCCACGGTCGTCGTCGTGGACAACTTCTCCGACGACGACGAACGCGCCGCGGTCTCCCGGCTCGCCCGCGAGCGCGGCTGGCACCTCGTCACCGCGCCGAACGACGGGTTCGGCGCGGGCGTCAACCGCGGCGTCGAGGCCGCCCGCGCGCTGGGTGCGTCGGCGTTCCTCGTGCTCAACCCCGACCTGACGCTCACACCCGCCGGCGCCCGCGAGCTGCTCGACCTCGCCCGGGCCGACCACGACGCGCTCGTCGCGCCGCACGTGCTGCGCCCCGACGGCTCCGTCTGGTCCCAGGGCGGCCTGCTCGACCGGACCACCGGCCGGACCCGCACCCGGCCGGAGCTGGTGGGCGACGAGCCCGACTGGCTCACCGGCGCGTGCCTCGCGGTGCACGTCGACCTGTGGGACCGGGTCGGGGGGTTCAGCGAGGACTTCTTCATGTACTGGGAGGACATCGACCTCTCGGTGCGCGTCGCCGCCGCGGGCGGCCACCTGCTCGTCGCGCCCACCACCGCGGTGCACGACGTCGGCGGGACGCAGGAGCACGGCGGGTCGCGCCGCAAGTCCGACCTCTACTACCGGCACAACTGCCGCGGCCGGCTGGTGTTCGCGGCGCGCAACCTCGAGCCGGAGCTCGCGCGGCGGTGGGTGCGCTCGGCGCCGCGGTACGCGCGCGACGTCGTCCTGCGCGGCGGGCGCCGCCAGCTGCTGCGGTCGCCCGGACCGGTGCTCGCCGCGCTGCGCGGCACGCTCGAGGGTGCCCGGTTCGTGCGCCGCGGCGCACGCCGGCCCGCGGCCGAGCGCCCGCTGCGCGTGGTCGTGGCGCACCCGTCGCCGGACCTGTACGGCTCCGACCGCCAGCTGCTCGAGTCGCTGCGCGCGCTCACCGCGCGCGGGCACCGCGTGACGGTCGTGCTCCCCCACGAGGGTCCGCTCGTGCCGCTCGTCGTCGACGCGGGCGCGCAGGTGCGGATCGCGGGCTTCCCCGTGCTGCGCAAGTCCGAGCTCGCCCCCACGCGCCTGCCGCGGCTGCTATGGGGCTCGCTCACCGCGACGCTCCGGGCGGCCCGCCGGCTGCGCTCCGACCGGCCGGACGTGCTGTACGTCAACACGGTGACCATCCCCGTGTGGGCGGCCGCGGGCCGCCTCGCGGGAGTCCCGACGCTCACGCACGTGCACGAGGCCGAGGACGGCAACCGCATGGTCGCGACCGCGCTCGCGCTGCCGGTCCTCGCGTCCCGGACCGTCGTCGCGAACTCCGCGGCGGCCCGCGAGGCGCTCGTGCGCGCCGTCCCGCGCCTGGCCCGTCGCACGCTCGTCGTGCACAACGGCGTCGCCGGCCCGCCCGACGGCCCCGTCGACGCCCCGACGGACGCCGAGCGCGCCCCGGGCGCACCGTGGCACCTGGTCTCCGTCGGGCGGCTGTCGCCCCGCAAGGGGACGGACGTCGCGCTCGAGGCGGTCGCGCTGCTCGTGGCCGCGGGCGAGGACGTGCGGCTGTCCGTCGCGGGGACGACGTTCGCGGGCTACGAGTGGTTCGAGGACGAGCTACGGACCCGCGCGCGGCAGCCGGACCTCGCGGGGCGCGTCGAGCTCCTCGGGTACGTGCACCCGACCTGGGACCTGCTGGCGTCCGCGGACGTCGTGCTCGTCCCCTCGCGCGCGGAGCCGTTCGGCAACACCGCCGTCGAGGCGCTCCTCGCGCGCCGCCCGCTCGTCGCGTCCGACGTGCAGGGCCTGGCCGAGGTGGTCCGCGACGGCACCACCGGCCTGCTCGTCCCACCCGGAGACGCGCACGCCCTCGCCGACGCGGTCGCGGCCCTGCTGCACGACGAGCAGCGCCGCCGCACGCTCGCGTCCACGGGCGAGGACGACGCGCACGAGCGGTTCTCGTTGCGGCGCTACGCCGACGACGTCGTGGCGGCCGTGACCGGCACCGCCGGGGACGCGACCAACCGGGCGAGCACCCCGGGGAGCACCACGGCGACCACCCCCGTGGGCGACCCCGCGAGCACCCCCAAGTTCACCCGCACGCCGGACGGCGAGCTCGAACCCTTTGTGTAG
- a CDS encoding CDP-alcohol phosphatidyltransferase family protein: MSRYTDALRELKDAQKAAARSAPAYSRFVNRRLGRFLAAGAHVAGLSPNQVTGISALFTLAGIVGLATLPLTWGTGVAVAAALVLGYALDSADGQVARLQRRGSSAGEWLDHVVDAGKSVMLPLGLLVGLWRAPDVDDRWLAVPLVSAVVTSVLFFAMILTEQLRRARGVQSRAPEGGRGASLRSLLVLPMDYGVLCWSFVLIGALPVFLVAYTLITAASAAFLVLACGKWYAELKALDQGARPAVTPDAGPAAGRVQVSTP; the protein is encoded by the coding sequence ATGAGCCGCTACACCGATGCCCTCCGCGAGCTCAAGGACGCACAGAAGGCCGCGGCCCGGTCCGCGCCCGCCTACTCGCGCTTCGTCAACCGGCGCCTCGGCCGGTTCCTCGCCGCGGGTGCGCACGTCGCCGGGCTCAGCCCGAACCAGGTGACCGGCATCAGCGCGCTGTTCACGCTCGCGGGCATCGTCGGCCTCGCGACGCTCCCGCTCACGTGGGGCACGGGCGTGGCCGTCGCCGCCGCGCTCGTCCTCGGGTACGCGCTCGACTCCGCCGACGGCCAGGTCGCCCGGCTCCAGCGCCGCGGGTCGAGCGCCGGGGAGTGGCTCGACCACGTGGTCGACGCCGGCAAGTCCGTGATGCTCCCGCTCGGGCTGCTCGTCGGGCTGTGGCGCGCGCCCGACGTCGACGACCGGTGGCTCGCCGTCCCGCTCGTCTCCGCCGTGGTCACCAGCGTCCTGTTCTTCGCGATGATCCTCACCGAGCAGCTGCGCCGCGCCCGGGGCGTCCAGTCACGCGCACCCGAGGGCGGCCGCGGTGCGTCGCTGCGCTCCCTGCTCGTGCTGCCCATGGACTACGGCGTGCTGTGCTGGTCGTTCGTGCTGATCGGCGCGCTGCCCGTCTTCCTCGTGGCGTACACGCTCATCACCGCCGCGTCCGCGGCGTTCCTCGTGCTCGCGTGCGGCAAGTGGTACGCCGAGCTCAAGGCGCTCGACCAGGGCGCCCGGCCCGCGGTCACGCCGGACGCGGGTCCCGCCGCCGGCCGGGTGCAGGTGTCGACGCCGTGA
- a CDS encoding glycosyltransferase family 2 protein: MTETSQQLAEQDRTRALTVVVAVLTYRRPDDLAAVLESLRTQVGSVDDEVSVLVVDNDPDAGARETVVGPHVRYVHEPRPGIAAARNRALDEVGDADVLVFLDDDERPVEDWLAQLLATHRRTDACVVGPVVSRFEVEPDAWVRAGRFFDRRRLRTGTPVVVAATNNLLLDLPPVRASGVRFDEAFGLSGGSDTLFTRRLVAAGIPMVWCDEALVTDEVPAARATRAWVLHRASRSGNSATRCDVALASGAAGRTVARGRGIALGSARVLAGGVRALVGTLTRSPEHHARGLRTVARGRGMVTGAFGRVVYDYARGT, from the coding sequence GTGACCGAGACGAGCCAGCAGCTGGCCGAGCAGGACCGCACGCGCGCCCTCACGGTCGTCGTCGCGGTGCTCACCTACCGCCGCCCCGACGACCTCGCAGCCGTGCTCGAGTCGCTGCGCACGCAGGTCGGGTCCGTGGACGACGAGGTGAGCGTCCTCGTCGTCGACAACGACCCCGACGCGGGCGCGCGCGAGACGGTCGTGGGCCCGCACGTCCGCTACGTGCACGAGCCACGCCCGGGCATCGCCGCGGCACGCAACCGCGCGCTCGACGAGGTGGGGGACGCCGACGTGCTCGTCTTCCTCGACGACGACGAGCGACCCGTCGAGGACTGGCTCGCGCAGCTGCTCGCGACGCACCGCCGCACGGATGCGTGCGTCGTCGGCCCGGTCGTCTCGCGCTTCGAGGTCGAGCCCGACGCCTGGGTGCGAGCGGGCCGGTTCTTCGACCGCCGCCGACTGCGCACCGGGACGCCCGTCGTCGTCGCCGCGACCAACAACCTGCTGCTCGACCTGCCCCCCGTGCGGGCGTCCGGGGTCCGGTTCGACGAGGCGTTCGGCCTGAGCGGCGGCTCCGACACCCTGTTCACGCGCCGCCTGGTCGCCGCCGGCATCCCCATGGTGTGGTGCGACGAGGCGCTCGTGACCGACGAGGTCCCCGCCGCCCGGGCGACGCGCGCGTGGGTGCTGCACCGCGCGTCCCGCAGCGGGAACTCGGCCACGCGTTGCGACGTCGCGCTCGCGAGCGGCGCCGCCGGCCGGACCGTGGCCCGCGGCCGCGGGATCGCCCTCGGCTCGGCGCGCGTCCTCGCGGGCGGGGTCCGTGCGCTCGTCGGCACGCTCACACGCTCCCCGGAGCACCACGCGCGCGGTCTGCGGACCGTCGCGCGAGGTCGCGGCATGGTGACCGGTGCGTTCGGGCGGGTCGTCTACGACTATGCGCGGGGGACCTGA